A genomic stretch from Aedes albopictus strain Foshan chromosome 2, AalbF5, whole genome shotgun sequence includes:
- the LOC115265687 gene encoding uncharacterized protein LOC115265687 codes for MGISHSNKNTVGNLYRSAKDPIPALNKNNAIYRIDCRDCPSTYIGMTTNKLRTRMYGHQTHVNTLEARLAEGYQYTDPEIQQLQEKSALMDHCINHQHRFNIQQPTIVDITYKSQALQVLEMCHIATTSNTVNHRTDTDNLSCAYANLLSTIKNRREERNASSTTNRYRQNTNDLTTQLTQTNPITLTPPTINTPQ; via the coding sequence ATGGGCATCTCTCACAGCAACAAAAACACTGTCGGGAATTTGTACAGAAGCGCCAAGGACCCCATACCGGCGCTCAACAAAAACAACGCTATATACAGAATTGACTGTAGAGACTGCCCCAGTACCTACATCGGGATGACCACCAACAAGCTGCGCACTCGCATgtatggccaccaaacccacgtcaACACTCTCGAAGCCAGATTAGCAGAAGGTTACCAATACACTGATCCGGAAATCCAGCAGCTGCAAGAGAAATCGGCACTGATGGACCACTGCATCAACCACCAACACCGCTTCAACATCCAACAACCCACCATTGTCGATATCACCTACAAGAGTCAAGCTCTGCAAGTGTTGGAAATGTGCCATATAGCGACGACTTCCAACACGGTCAATCATCGGACAGACACCGATAACTTAAGCTGTGCGTACGCAAATCTACTCTCGACGATCAAAAACCGAAGAGAAGAGAGAAATGCGTCGTCTACCACTAACCGATATCGACAAAATACAAACGATCTAACCACCCAACTAACACAAACAAATCCGATCACCCTGACACCGCCAACTATTAACACCCCACAGTAA